One segment of Rosa chinensis cultivar Old Blush chromosome 6, RchiOBHm-V2, whole genome shotgun sequence DNA contains the following:
- the LOC112174506 gene encoding uncharacterized protein LOC112174506 encodes MENAIFTPNLEYILFSGVAEAKVHFVESPPRLLEATVRITNYGWTFECYSFLRDCLESFDCSRKVEIDIRDAEGLIIPEHCRREGSPPLPSVKQLQLTFAVPLGDRDYWLDPSLAWIAPSAEIICWG; translated from the exons ATGGAGAACGCAATTTTCACTCCAAATCTGGAGTATATTCTGTTTAGTGGTGTTGCGGAGGCCAAGGTCCATTTTGTGGAATCTCCACCGAGGTTGTTAGAGGCTACAGTCAGAATTACGAATTATGGGTGGACCTTTGAATGTTATTCGTTTCTGAGAGATTGTCTTGAAAGTTTCGATTGCTCCAGAAAAGTGGAGATAGATATTCGTGATGCTGAG GGTCTCATAATACCAGAACATTGCAGAAGGGAAGGGTCTCCACCATTACCTAGTGTCAAGCAGCTGCAGCTAACCTTTGCTGTTCCGTTAGGGGACAGAGATTATTGGTTGGATCCTTCCTTGGCTTGGATAGCACCATCTGCAGAGATTATTTGTTGGGGATAA